The following coding sequences lie in one Lolium perenne isolate Kyuss_39 chromosome 2, Kyuss_2.0, whole genome shotgun sequence genomic window:
- the LOC127331646 gene encoding potassium transporter 7, producing the protein MDEEIASAAARQGQWKHQYKALSLLAFQSFGVVYGDLSTSPLYVFKSAMSGNLHNYEDETTIFGLLSLIFWTLTLVPLLKYVIIVLAADDNGEGGTFALYSLLCRHAKLSLLPNQQAADEELSTYYQPGTDRAAVSSPFKRFLEKHKKLRTCLLLFVLFGACMVIGDGVLTPTISVLSALSGLQDPGTGGLGNGWVVFIACVVLVGLFALQHRGTHRVAFMFAPIVVLWLLSIGIIGLYNIIHWNPRICLALSPHYIVKFFKTTGKDGWIALGGVLLAVTGTEAMFADLGHFTAASIRLAFVGVIYPCLVLQYMGQAAYLSKNMSDVHESFYLSIPRTVFWPMFVLASLAAIVGSQAIISATFSIVKQCLSLGCFPRVKVVHTSRWIYGQIYIPEINWILMVLCLAVTIGFRDVTVIGNAYGLACITVMFITTWLMALIIIFVWQKNILLALLFLLFFGSIEGAYLSSSFIKVPQGGWTSIAFAFVFMFIMYVWHYGTRRKYLFDLQNKVSMKWILTLGPSLGIMRVPGIGLIYTELVTGVPAIFSHFVTNLPAFHQVLVFVCVKSVPVPYVAAEERYLIGRIGPRQYRMYRCIVRYGYKDVQKDDENFENHLVMSIAKFIQMEAEESASSGSYESSNEGRMAVIHTTDAAGTGLIMRDSNDSAAGTSLTRSSKSETLQSLQSIYEQESGGISRRRVRFQIEQEEQINPQVRDELSDLLEAKEAGVAYIIGHSYVKARKNSNLFKSFAINYAYSFLRKNCRGPSVTLHIPHISLIEVGMIYYV; encoded by the exons ATGGACGAGGAGATCGCAAGCGCCGCCGCGCGCCAG GGCCAGTGGAAACACCAGTACAAGGCTCTCTCCCTGCTAGCGTTCCAGAGCTTCGGCGTGGTGTACGGGGACCTCAGCACGTCGCCTCTCTATGTCTTCAAAAGCGCCATGTCTGGAAACCTGCACAATTACGAAGATGAGACCACCATCTTTGGGTTGCTTTCGTTGATATTTTGGACCTTGACACTCGTCCCATTGCTCAAGTACGTCATAATCGTCTTGGCTGCTGACGATAATGGCGAGG GTGGGACATTTGCTTTGTATTCACTACTCTGCAGACATGCAAAGTTGAGTCTGCTTCCAAACCAGCAAGCGGCAGATGAAGAGCTGTCAACATACTATCAGCCTGGGACTGATCGGGCTGCTGTTTCTTCTCCATTCAAAAGGTTTCTGGAGAAGCACAAGAAGCTGCGGACATGTTTGCTTCTCTTTGTTCTTTTTGGGGCATGTATGGTGATAGGTGATGGCGTCCTTACACCCACCATCTCTG TTTTGTCAGCCTTATCTGGATTACAAGACCCAGGAACAGGTGGATTAGGAAATG GTTGGGTGGTATTTATTGCATGTGTAGTGCTTGTTGGCCTCTTTGCGCTACAACACCGAGGTACTCATAGGGTGGCATTCATGTTTGCCCCGATTGTTGTACTATGGCTCTTGAGCATTGGTATCATTGGTCTCTATAATATCATCCACTGGAATCCCAGAATATGTCTTGCTCTTTCCCCACATTATATTGTGAAGTTTTTTAAGACAACAGGAAAAGACGGTTGGATTGCTCTAGGAGGCGTACTTCTTGCTGTGACAG GCACTGAAGCTATGTTTGCTGATCTTGGCCACTTCACTGCTGCATCTATCAGG TTGGCTTTTGTTGGTGTCATATATCCGTGTCTTGTTCTGCAATACATGGGGCAAGCTGCATATCTTTCCAAAAACATGTCAGATGTACATGAAAGTTTTTACCTATCAATTCCAC GTACTGTGTTTTGGCCCATGTTTGTCCTGGCATCACTTGCTGCAATTGTGGGAAGCCAAGCAATTATATCTGCAACCTTCTCTATTGTTAAGCAGTGCCTTTCTTTGGGATGCTTTCCCCGAGTGAAGGTTGTGCATACATCAAGGTGGATCTATGGCCAGATTTACATACCTGAGATAAATTGGATTCTGATGGTCCTTTGTTTAGCTGTGACAATTGGCTTCCGTGATGTAACTGTTATAGGAAATGCTTATG GTCTTGCGTGCATCACGGTGATGTTTATTACGACATGGCTGATGGCATTGATCATCATTTTTGTGTGGCAAAAGAATATCCTGCTTGCCTTGTTGTTCCTCCTATTCTTCGGGTCAATCGAGGGCGCATATCTGTCATCATCATTCATAAAGGTTCCACAGGGAGGATGGACTTCGATTGCATTTGCTTTTgtgttcatgttcatcatgtaCGTGTG GCACTACGGCACGAGGCGGAAGTACCTGTTTGATCTTCAAAACAAGGTTTCGATGAAATGGATCCTTACACTTGGCCCAAGCCTCGGAATCATGCGCGTGCCTGGGATTGGCCTCATATACACAGAGCTGGTGACCGGAGTGCCTGCCATCTTCTCACATTTCGTCACCAACCTGCCTGCGTTTCACCAGGTTTTGGTCTTTGTCTGTGTGAAGTCAGTGCCGGTGCCTTATGTTGCAGCTGAAGAGCGATACCTCATCGGGCGCATTGGCCCTAGGCAGTACCGGATGTACCGGTGCATTGTGAGGTATGGTTACAAAGATGTGCAGAAGGACGATGAGAACTTTGAGAACCACCTGGTGATGAGCATCGCCAAGTTCATCCAGATGGAAGCGGAGGAATCAGCCTCTTCAGGAAGCTATGAGTCATCGAACGAAGGAAGAATGGCGGTCATACACACCACTGACGCAGCTGGAACGGGGCTGATCATGAGAGATTCCAACGACAGTGCAGCAGGCACCTCCTTGACCAGGAGCAGCAAGTCAGAGACCCTCCAGAGCCTGCAGTCTATCTACGAGCAGGAGTCAGGCGGCATCAGCCGCCGCAGGGTTCGCTTCCAGATCGAGCAGGAGGAGCAGATCAACCCACAGGTGAGGGACGAGCTATCAGACCTCCTGGAGGCCAAGGAGGCTGGCGTGGCCTACATCATCGGCCACTCCTACGTCAAGGCGAGGAAGAACTCCAACTTGTTCAAGTCTTTTGCCATCAACTACGCCTACTCTTTCCTCAGGAAGAACTGCAGGGGGCCGTCGGTGACGCTGCACATACCCCACATCAGCCTCATCGAGGTCGGCATGATCTACTATGTCTAG